TTAGCATATTTTTTAGTTGGATAATGAATTTCTTCATCAATATTGGCGTGGTCATTTCCGGCAGCATGCATTAACAACACGCCTTTTTCTTCGGCATATTTAACTGCATCATCCACAATTTTTTTATCCCAACTGAATTTTTTTCCAAAACTCATATTTAAAATTTGCGCTCCATTATCAACAGCATAGCGTATAGCGTTGGCAACATCTTTATCATGCTCATCTCCATTAGGCACGCAACGAACAGCCATAATTTTTACGTTTGCTGCAACTCCATCCATACCTATTGAGTTGTTACGTTTAGCCGCAATAATTCCGGCAACATGCGTTCCGTGAAAACTGTTCGGGCCATTACAATCCGGATTGCCATAAAATCTATCATTCGGATCATCGTAATTATCACCTATAATGTTACGTGGATTGTAATCTAAATTCACACCACATTTAACGTAAGGTTCAGTTGATTCAACTCCTTTTTTCATTTGAGCAACTACTTCATCCAAATTATGGACTTTTTCACTTTTCATCATTAAAACGGCTAACATTTTAGCTTGTTTATCTTCTTTAGCCTCCGGTTCAAATTTTTCCAATTCAACTAAATGAACAGTATCGATGTTTGATTGCGATTTGATTTTATTATTTAAATCATTTAAGTGTGTATATAAAAAATTAGTTTGATTATACGCTGTTTCAAATTTTTCTTTAGTTGCAGTCCAATTTGCTTTTGCTTTTTCATATAATGCAAACTCTTCTTTTTCTTCTTTGGTTTTACAATCTGCTATAGTTTTTCCATCGTACTTTGGTTTTAGTTTTCTTAATAGCCGTGTTGCTTCTAAATTTTCGCATTCTACGTTAGTGCCATCTTTACCACCTAAAAAATTCCATCCATGAATATCATCTATATATCCGTTTTTATCATCATCAATACCATTTCCGGGTATTTCGCCCGGATTTGTCCACATAACGTCCTTTAAATCTTCGTGATTAAAATCTACTCCGCTGTCTAAAACACCAACAATAACAGTTGTTGCTGTTTTGTCCTTAAGGAGTTCCTTGTAAGTTCGTTCAGTACTTACACCATTTACTTTATCTGTAGTTGGATCTAAATTGAACCAATTATCTGGTCTTTTTTCTGTTTGCGCAAAAAGTGAAACAGAAATAAGGACATAAGCTATTGAAAGAAAATTTTTCATATACAAATTTTAGTTTAATAAAGTAAAGCAATAATTTTTAACCCGCGTAAGATTTTCACATGCCTTAACGTTCTAGCATATTAAAATCCCCTTATATGGGGGAAGTAAAACTAT
This sequence is a window from Sphingobacteriaceae bacterium. Protein-coding genes within it:
- a CDS encoding S8 family peptidase, whose product is MKNFLSIAYVLISVSLFAQTEKRPDNWFNLDPTTDKVNGVSTERTYKELLKDKTATTVIVGVLDSGVDFNHEDLKDVMWTNPGEIPGNGIDDDKNGYIDDIHGWNFLGGKDGTNVECENLEATRLLRKLKPKYDGKTIADCKTKEEKEEFALYEKAKANWTATKEKFETAYNQTNFLYTHLNDLNNKIKSQSNIDTVHLVELEKFEPEAKEDKQAKMLAVLMMKSEKVHNLDEVVAQMKKGVESTEPYVKCGVNLDYNPRNIIGDNYDDPNDRFYGNPDCNGPNSFHGTHVAGIIAAKRNNSIGMDGVAANVKIMAVRCVPNGDEHDKDVANAIRYAVDNGAQILNMSFGKKFSWDKKIVDDAVKYAEEKGVLLMHAAGNDHANIDEEIHYPTKKYANGKEASNFMDIGALSWKPDEKIPATFSNYGKKTVDLFSPGVEIHSTTPKNGYADASGTSMATPVACGVAAVLKSYYPTLTPKQIKKILIKSSLKTYKGKKVIKPGTKDEMVKFESLGKNGGIINLYEAVKMAEKVAKTKT